Proteins encoded together in one Thermococcus barophilus MP window:
- a CDS encoding phosphoglycerate kinase yields the protein MFRLPDFDYHNKTVFLRVDLNSPVRNGKIISDARFKAILPTLLYLLEHDAKVVIATHQSKPYNEDYITTEQHAEILSSLISREVEYVEDIFGRYAREKIKSLKPGDAVILENLRFAAEEIKQKPIEECERTHFVRKLAPLLDYVVNDAFAAAHRSQPSLVGFARIKPMIMGFLMEKEVRALIKAYESTEKPKVYVLGGAKVGDSLRVAENVLKQEKADLILTGGLVGHIFTLAKGYNLGVANIEFLERKGLLKFVDLAEKLLDEFYPYIRTPVDFAIDYRGERLEVDLLSDEKWLFDKYPILDIGSRTVEKYSQILNQAKIIVANGPMGVFEIEEFALGTIGVFKAIGESEAFSIVGGGHSIASIYKYNIQGITHISTGGGAMLAFFAGEKLPVLKAFRISYEKFKDKVKRESVVH from the coding sequence TGATGCGAGATTTAAGGCTATCCTGCCCACTCTACTTTACCTTCTTGAACATGATGCAAAGGTCGTGATAGCAACCCATCAAAGCAAGCCATATAACGAGGACTACATAACAACAGAACAGCATGCTGAAATTCTAAGCTCTTTAATCAGCAGAGAAGTCGAGTATGTTGAGGACATTTTTGGCAGATATGCCAGAGAAAAGATAAAATCCCTCAAGCCAGGCGATGCTGTGATTTTAGAGAACCTCCGCTTTGCCGCTGAAGAGATAAAGCAGAAACCAATTGAGGAATGTGAAAGAACACATTTTGTGAGAAAGCTTGCCCCGCTTTTAGATTATGTTGTCAATGATGCATTCGCTGCAGCTCACCGCTCTCAACCATCCCTTGTAGGTTTTGCACGAATCAAACCCATGATAATGGGTTTTTTAATGGAAAAGGAAGTTCGTGCATTGATAAAAGCATATGAAAGCACTGAAAAGCCAAAGGTGTACGTCCTGGGCGGTGCGAAAGTTGGCGATTCTCTTAGGGTGGCAGAAAACGTGTTAAAACAAGAAAAAGCAGATTTAATACTCACTGGCGGATTGGTTGGACACATCTTTACATTGGCGAAGGGATACAACCTTGGAGTCGCAAACATTGAATTTCTTGAAAGGAAAGGGCTTTTGAAGTTCGTTGATTTAGCTGAGAAGCTCTTAGATGAGTTTTATCCATATATCAGGACTCCTGTTGACTTTGCCATTGATTACAGAGGGGAGAGGCTTGAGGTGGATTTGCTGAGTGATGAAAAGTGGCTGTTTGACAAGTATCCAATTTTAGATATTGGTTCAAGAACCGTTGAAAAATATTCTCAGATCCTAAACCAAGCGAAAATAATAGTGGCAAATGGTCCTATGGGCGTCTTTGAAATTGAAGAGTTTGCATTGGGCACAATAGGAGTCTTTAAAGCAATTGGAGAGAGTGAAGCGTTCTCAATTGTTGGTGGGGGACACAGCATAGCGAGCATATATAAATACAATATTCAGGGAATCACCCACATCTCAACAGGGGGAGGTGCAATGCTCGCATTTTTTGCAGGAGAAAAATTGCCAGTGTTGAAAGCTTTCAGGATAAGCTATGAAAAGTTCAAGGACAAAGTAAAAAGAGAATCAGTAGTTCATTAG